The window gtggtgggatttgaacctgGGCTGTCATGTATTACAAGACGAAGACACTAAACCTCTGACCTATGGTCACAGCAAAGATTTGGGTTGAACACTGTGGAATAGCATGCATGTATGTATGAATTGCAGGTTCCAGTCTTGGCTCAATCTTGTAACActgtaatatatgccatttagcaggtcgcttttatccaaagcaacttgcGTGCATTCATTCTTTTACATTTGAGTGGTCGtgagaatcaaacccactatcctggcattgcaagcgccatgctctacagaggaccaccatgtgggtagtgtgctgacaaggtaaaaatctgtcgttctgcccctgaacaaggcagttaacccactgttcctaggctgtcattgtaaataggaatttgctcttaactgacttgcctagttaaataaaagttaaaataaaacaaatactgTAATGAACTGTACTGTGCTAAACTATGGTGCACTgtggggctcagttggtagagcaaagcgcttgcaatgccagggttgtgggttagattccCACGGGGTACCAATacgaaaaagtatgaaaatgtatgcactcactactttaaattgctctggataagagtgtctgctaaatgactcaaatgtactgAACTTAACAGAACTATACACTACTCATGTTTACTCTATTGGATCTTATTTTTACCCATTTAAACTGGTCTTATTTTGGTCATGGTCTCGATCCACTGGTCCTTGGTCTGAGTGTTAGAAAGTCTAGGCTGGATCTAAAGGGCTCCGGTCCTGACTTCATCTTTGGTACTCACACCAATTTTATACTCTTGAATCCATACATATGGTTACATGCACACAGTAATgtgattattgtggatagtcagattaatataatagtttgattaaaacGTAAACAAGCTTTGCAAGAAGAATGATTACCCTAATAAtgctgtttacatggacacatctgaaatcaggctacctgatggtaCTCTGATAATGCAGAAAGTCGCATACATTCAGACGCATATATTTAGTTGTTTCCTAACTCGCTGATCTGCGCATATCAGATATGCCGATTTAAGGCGTTTACATATCCTAATAATAAGAGaatgctcagaaaaccaggtgttgtAATCGGCTGATGCTAACTTCGATTTTGACCTCATGCCGATTTAAGATAaacagagtaaggtgtttacattaCTATTTCATAATCTGcatactgccataatcagtttaatatcgatttattagtgtgcatgtaaacgtatTCCATGTCagtagtgaacaagtgcacacttcaggtaGCATTGTAAAGTATTGAGATGAATGGCCAGGAGGGGACTCTGTTCCCTCCTAGATTGACTTGAATTGTAAGGCCCGAGCTCACTGAACTTCATTGGCTCACAGCGAACATGACGTTTAAGAAATCAACTTAATTTATGGAGCATATAACGATATTGGTCTATAGATGCTGTACACCAAGTTTCTGAGAAATCGGTTTAGCGGTGTCTGAGGAAAAGTTTAACATTTTGGAAAAATTAACATTTTCAAAATGTCAGATGATCAGTCATGGTGATGTCACTGGTCCTAGAGGAAAATGTGTTTATTGGGTAAAGAGAAACCTTTGTACCCAATTCTGTTACTAGGTCAAATGAGGAGGTGGGGCTGACCTTATTGAAGTCAAAAGTTGTTTATAGCGCCACCATTTTAAAAAAAACActtgttattgtttttatttaactaggcaagtaagtttagaacaaattcttgtttacaatgacggactaccccGGCCAAAGCTGGGaaaattgtacgccgccctatgggactcccaatcacggctggatgtgctGCAgcttggatttgaaccaggtactgtaatgatgcctcttgcactgagatgcagtgccttagaccgctgtgccactcgggagcctgaaTTGCACCATTTGGCTGAATTGCGCCCGTATTATCCAGATGTATTTGTACACCATCCCACCAAGTTTGGTCTCTATAGGTCTTACCACTTTAAGAGCTATAGTGCTCCAAAAATAGGATAATAATAATCCTAACAATTATAATAGGTTTCAAGCAACTCCGGGGCTTGGACCCCGAATTATAACAGTACGTTGGATTGGTAAAACAAATTCCAGAGCCAAAGAGTATGTCTTTGGTCCTAGCTCTTGATATGACAATTATTTGACATCTTATGTCTTCAGACGTATTTGGGGACTGGCTCTGATGGAACGACAGAGAAGACTTTTAAAGTGCACCTACAGCTCTGGGACACAGCAGGGCAGGAGAGGTAGGCCACATAAACAAGCAGACAGTACATTTTGTATCATTTGTAAGATGAGGATTTTCAATGATAGTCCACATCCATAGCTTTACCAGCATTTGAATATTGTTGTAATTGTATAAATTCTAGGTTCAGAAGTCTCACCACAGCCTTCTTCAGAGACGCCATGGGCTTCCTGCTCATGTTTGATCTAACCAATCAGCAGAGTTTTCTGAATGTCAGGAACTGGATGAGTATGTCTGTCACTCATCCATTTAGTACATCCTCTAAGAACCAGACCACATTGATTGGGTATTTCACTTTGTATTTGGCATTATCAGCGGTGTAAAGTACCTAAGTAGaaatagttttttgggggtatctgtactttactattcctatttttgacaacttttacttcacaacattcctaaagaaaattatgtacttttcttactccatacattttccctgacacccaaaatgataggaaaattgtccaattcacacacttatcaaaatAACGTccttggtcatctctactgcctctgatctggcggactcactaaacacatgcttcgtttgtaaatgatatctgagtgttggcgcgtgcccctggctatccgtaattatatattttttaatggtgccgtctggtttgcttaatataaggaattttaaattatttatacttttacttttgatacttaagtatatttaaaaccaaatacttttagaatttACCTCAAGTCGgattttactgggtaactttcacttttgcttgagtcattttctattgagATATCTttgcttttactcaagtatgacaattgggtactttttccatcactggGCATTATAGTAAATTATCTTGGTAGCAGGGTATCTTGCTGTGATTCAAATATGAATTGACATATCCATAAATAACTGAAATGTAATTATGTCTTGTTATGATTGTTCAGGTCAGCTGCAGGCAAATGCCTATTGTGACAGTCCAGACATAGTCTTAGTTGGCACCAAAGCAGACCTTAAAGACCTGAGAGATGTACAAGGAAAACAAGCCAGAGACCTGGCGGACAGATATGGGTAAGTGAGATCAATACTTGCTTGCTCAGGACAAAATTCTGCTGCCTCTATGAAATCTGATCTGACCGTACAATGCAATAAAATGGCTGGCTAGCCGTCTTACCATTGGCACGGCTAACTTCTCCAGTGCCTTAACTTGAGCTGAGGTTGTTTGAGTTCATACCTTCAGCACCACTGTAAAGCATTGGTACCGATCCAGATCCAATGCTGGAAACAGGCTCACTATTTTAATACCTCTGTTAATTCACAAGGAAGGAATCAGTGATCTACTACAAGCCAAGGTCTATGGATCTTCTTAAGCATCTTTAAACTAGAAGTGACCCTATTAGAAATAACACACAAGTTAACTGACCTTAATAATACATAAACCACAAGTTAACTGTTCTTTATCCATTCATTATTCAGTATAATAagttcctcccttcctccttagTATCCCCTACTTTGAGACGAGTAGTGCCACAGGGGCTGAGGTGAACCAGGCAGTGACCACTCTGCTGGACCTGGTGATGAGACGCATGGAGCAGAGCACAGAGGGGCCTGTGTCAGAGGCTGCCAATGGGAGTGCTGCCACTAACGACGAGGCTGAAACCTCTACCAGCAGGAGGTGTGCCTGTTAGGATGTAGGGATGTCCATCCATTCAAATGTGTAACTATTGCATCTGGGGAGTATTATTACATTAGAAAGTTGAATTATCCCATACAGTATTTATAGGAAGTGTATTATCCTCTTATGCATTAATGTGTGTTTGTCTGGATTGATAACTGCCGCACTGTCAAGCTATATATTCCCAACCTGGTTATCATTACCTGCTGAGtctgtacatgtactgtatgttaatGATATGAAACGAGCAAAAGAACACAATCGAATACTGTAAAATGATTCAAAGTAAATGAAAGCACCATGTGTATGTACATCTCAAACTGATATTTGCAATATGACTATGCTTTGTGTGATTCTAAATAGGTAAATACTAATTGGAAGTGTTTGAAGAAAAGTTGTAtatcagattttttatttttttattttatttgacagaTTGAAGCATTGATGGAAGGAAAATACAGGCACATACATTTATCATTGACAATATATAATCCTAACAGATTATGCAACAACTCATTAACAATCATGGTTATTTCCTTAAATGCAAATGAGAAAATGTATTATTCTGTTTCACAAACCGAGATAGCAAAGTGCATTACAGGATCCATGAGTTCTATATGACAAGGAGCACATTTGGTGTTCAGCTTGATTATTAGTGGAACAACATTGTCATGCACATTGAATAAAGTATAGAACATGTTTATAGCCCATAAATACTGTCAACCCAGACAAAAATGATTTGAATATGTTTTAATACAAAGTCTTCAGAGTAAATGCAGTCATTTTAAATAAAGTTAATGTCTGTTTTACCAATGATTGctttttgacaggaaaatgtctGGTTGCTTTATCCTTATCAAAGAAATACATACAAGCACAACTTTGGGTGATTTGCAATCCTATAGGAATTCAGGGGTTCTATCACTGGCATAGCAACAAAAAAACgcagcacacacccctgagctTTGGGGAGCCCCAAACCCCCGGAGGTCGGTCGGGCCACGCAGATGGTACTGAAAACATCATAAGCCATTAATAATATTTTTATTACAGGAAATTATTACTGCTaaattttctctcagcctcatggcagaatgtgtagaatagcaggaaattaggTCATGGATTCTTGAAAGTCGGGGCAATCCTTGTCCAGCAGGAAAAGTTTTTTTATAGTTGAAAAATAAGTGATTTTGTTGCATTCTTTGATctaaaatgtacatttttttgTGAAATTGTATAAGGAAAACCTTTTTGTGGAGTAATTTTCCAAATACTTTCAATATTTGTTTCCATGTCGGCTCTATGCCTGGAAATGCCCTTGTCCTGGAGCAAAGGATCCCAATTTCAAACTCTCCCAAAAAGTGCTTAaaaaataattatattaattgaaaacGTATCATGTTTCATTCAATAGCCCTCTGTGACTTTAATATTTATCTCAAAACTTGTGTCTGGAGATTTGGTCAACTTTGTCAGATTTATCTAAAATCCAGAATTAATTAGAAATGAGCAGGGTCAGCTATACCATAAAGACCCCTTATTtcaagatg is drawn from Salvelinus fontinalis isolate EN_2023a chromosome 4, ASM2944872v1, whole genome shotgun sequence and contains these coding sequences:
- the LOC129853263 gene encoding ras-related protein Rab-27B-like codes for the protein MTMTDWDYDFLIKLLSLGDSGVGKTTFLYRYTDNKFNHKFTTTVGIDFREKRVTYLGTGSDGTTEKTFKVHLQLWDTAGQERFRSLTTAFFRDAMGFLLMFDLTNQQSFLNVRNWMSQLQANAYCDSPDIVLVGTKADLKDLRDVQGKQARDLADRYGIPYFETSSATGAEVNQAVTTLLDLVMRRMEQSTEGPVSEAANGSAATNDEAETSTSRRCAC